The following are encoded together in the Kribbella voronezhensis genome:
- a CDS encoding carbohydrate ABC transporter permease — protein MARNSWSRYSNRTFYLFVSPWVLGFLLLTAVPLGYAFGVSLTNFDGSSPRWRWVGFRNYVELFGDAEAWHAMLRTIAYAAIAVPLSVAGALGLAVLLNRRLIAVGLWRTIFFLPSVVPVVAMAIMWKLVLNRDAGIANAILHVVGIKPIAWLVDPMAFYALIILTLWGLGGGMVIMLAALQGVPTELEEAAVVDGANRWRVFRHITVPMISPVIFFQVVTGVIATLQIVVQPLLLAETNSISGVGQVPQSTHLYMVQVYQEFFTSNRFGYGSAMLWVYFLVILAFTLLIQRSSRSWVHYQVDTESDR, from the coding sequence ATGGCCCGGAACAGCTGGTCGCGGTACTCGAACCGAACCTTCTACCTGTTCGTCTCGCCGTGGGTGCTGGGTTTCCTGCTGCTGACGGCGGTGCCGCTCGGCTACGCGTTCGGGGTCAGCCTGACGAACTTCGACGGCAGCTCACCGCGCTGGCGGTGGGTCGGATTCCGCAACTACGTCGAGCTCTTCGGCGACGCCGAGGCCTGGCACGCCATGCTCAGGACGATCGCGTACGCCGCGATCGCCGTACCGCTCAGCGTCGCCGGGGCGCTGGGACTGGCCGTGTTGCTCAACCGCCGGCTGATCGCGGTCGGCCTGTGGCGGACGATCTTCTTCCTGCCCTCGGTGGTGCCGGTGGTGGCGATGGCGATCATGTGGAAACTCGTGCTGAACCGCGACGCCGGCATCGCGAACGCGATCCTGCACGTCGTCGGGATCAAGCCGATCGCCTGGCTCGTCGACCCGATGGCCTTCTACGCACTGATCATCCTGACCCTGTGGGGACTCGGTGGCGGCATGGTGATCATGCTCGCCGCGCTCCAGGGCGTCCCGACGGAACTGGAGGAGGCCGCCGTCGTCGACGGCGCCAACCGCTGGCGGGTGTTCCGGCACATCACCGTGCCGATGATCTCGCCGGTGATCTTCTTCCAGGTCGTGACCGGGGTGATCGCGACCCTGCAGATCGTCGTCCAGCCGCTGCTGCTCGCGGAGACCAACAGCATCTCCGGGGTGGGACAGGTGCCGCAGAGTACCCACCTGTACATGGTGCAGGTGTACCAGGAGTTCTTCACCAGCAACCGGTTCGGCTACGGATCGGCGATGTTGTGGGTCTACTTCCTGGTGATCCTGGCCTTCACGCTGCTGATCCAGCGCTCGAGCCGGTCGTGGGTGCACTACCAGGTCGACACCGAATCGGACCGATAG
- a CDS encoding ABC transporter substrate-binding protein, translated as MMDSVRISRRRLLAGTSAVVGGVAAGGMLSGCNANSSGTSSGTGGQSNGQGTVTLTVMYNNNELTKEHIADFEAKNPGIKINFLQNDTTRLNAMLASGAPPDLVRGAAVGSANVNARGLATDLTPYLEKSQVLKKDDLLSVNDSYRWDGTKIGQGAYYGIVKDWSQDATLWYNAQLFDRQKIAHLSETEPVGYDDLLAIGKKLTSKQGGKTSVYGLGLEWAWNLYAPLATMILQQGEKIYTDDLARTDFTTTAARRAVAWYVDFAQAGVGPTSLAPLPDGADLSTFMAKRMAISQDGYWYGGNFVKEAALQPVVRMAPAPVMGDHRISPTYAGIGAWIPAKSKHKDEAWKLMEYFMAGPPAQERASSGWGLPALKSLLPKLPQELPYQKQAFKTAQNELQYAAPLPDSPYVTVDAWNLALDKHLQRAIKKQATVEEACKAITDEINKVLKQGKEQIG; from the coding sequence GGATCAGCAGGCGGCGGCTCCTCGCCGGAACGTCCGCCGTGGTCGGTGGCGTGGCCGCCGGAGGGATGCTCAGCGGCTGCAATGCCAATTCGTCCGGTACGTCCTCGGGTACCGGCGGTCAGAGCAACGGTCAGGGCACCGTGACGCTGACCGTGATGTACAACAACAACGAGCTCACCAAGGAGCACATCGCCGACTTCGAGGCGAAGAACCCCGGCATCAAGATCAACTTCCTGCAGAACGACACCACCCGGCTCAACGCGATGCTGGCCTCCGGCGCTCCGCCGGATCTCGTCCGCGGTGCCGCTGTCGGCAGCGCCAACGTCAATGCCCGGGGGCTGGCCACCGACCTCACGCCGTACCTGGAGAAGAGCCAGGTGCTGAAGAAGGACGATCTGCTGTCGGTCAACGACAGCTATCGCTGGGACGGCACCAAGATCGGCCAGGGCGCGTACTACGGCATCGTCAAGGACTGGAGTCAGGACGCGACCCTCTGGTACAACGCCCAGTTGTTCGACCGGCAGAAGATCGCGCACCTGAGCGAGACCGAGCCGGTCGGCTACGACGACTTGCTTGCCATCGGCAAGAAGCTGACCAGCAAGCAGGGCGGCAAGACCAGCGTCTACGGTCTCGGTCTGGAATGGGCCTGGAACCTCTACGCCCCGCTCGCGACGATGATCCTCCAGCAGGGCGAGAAGATCTACACCGACGATCTGGCCCGCACCGACTTCACCACCACGGCCGCTCGCCGTGCGGTGGCGTGGTACGTCGACTTCGCCCAGGCCGGCGTCGGCCCGACCTCGCTGGCCCCGCTGCCGGACGGCGCCGACCTGTCCACCTTCATGGCGAAGCGGATGGCGATCAGCCAGGACGGCTACTGGTACGGCGGGAACTTCGTCAAGGAGGCCGCCCTGCAGCCGGTGGTCCGGATGGCTCCGGCGCCGGTGATGGGCGATCACCGGATCAGCCCGACGTACGCCGGAATCGGTGCCTGGATCCCGGCGAAGTCCAAGCACAAGGACGAGGCGTGGAAGCTGATGGAGTACTTCATGGCCGGACCGCCCGCGCAGGAGCGGGCCAGCAGTGGCTGGGGCCTGCCGGCGTTGAAGTCCCTGCTGCCGAAGCTGCCGCAGGAGTTGCCGTATCAGAAGCAGGCGTTCAAGACCGCGCAGAACGAGTTGCAGTACGCCGCGCCGCTCCCGGATTCGCCGTACGTCACCGTGGATGCCTGGAACCTCGCGCTGGACAAGCACCTGCAGCGAGCGATCAAGAAGCAGGCGACGGTGGAGGAGGCCTGCAAGGCGATCACCGACGAGATCAACAAGGTGCTCAAGCAGGGCAAAGAGCAGATCGGCTGA